The following are encoded together in the Cheilinus undulatus linkage group 3, ASM1832078v1, whole genome shotgun sequence genome:
- the trib3 gene encoding tribbles homolog 3 — MSMGVATARSQQCLKRLLDEPQENLPKCKVPRLALPPPTAGVPQRPRSRSPTPKSDQSQSPTRVGPYILYERCEGEETYRASHSQTEQQYTCQVIPLRGYQERLAAYARVGHHANICGLQDVVIGQDSVYVFLPGHHGDMHAYVRNRKRLGEEEAGHLFSQMLSAVAHCHQHGVVLRDLKLRRFVFTDKYRTCLALLGLNDCVLLHGKNEDDSLTDRHGCPAYVSPELLTNGKGSYSGRAADIWSLGVSLYTMLIGRYPFQDTQPAALFAKIRRGAFSLPDWLSPQAKCLIGCMLRKSPAERLQASELQMHPWLTNRCTQHQNTQKTQRSSHKTPHNKDEDEDDQVVPTWTEKH; from the exons ATGAGCATGGGCGTGGCCACAGCGAGGTCTCAGCAGTGTCTGAAGAGATTACTGGATGAACCCCAGGAAAATCTACCCAAATGTAAAGTTCCCCGCTTGGCTTTACCTCCTCCAACCGCAGGTGTACCACAACGCCCCAGGTCCAGAAGCCCCACCCCCAAGTCTGACCAGAGCCAATCTCCAACCAGGGTTGGACCTTACATCCTGTATGAGCGCTGTGAGGGGGAGGAGACTTATAGAGCCTCGCACTCACAGACAGAACAGCAATACACCTGCCAG GTGATTCCGCTTCGTGGTTACCAGGAGCGATTGGCTGCCTATGCCCGTGTCGGTCACCATGCCAACATCTGTGGCCTGCAGGACGTTGTAATTGGACAGGACAGCGTCTATGTCTTCCTGCCTGGTCATCATGGAGACATGCACGCGTACGTAAGAAACAGGAAGCGTCTGGGTGAAGAGGAGGCGGGGCATCTGTTCTCTCAGATGCTGAGCGCTGTGGCACACTGTCATCAACATGGAGTCGTACTAAGAGACCTGAAGCTCCGCAGATTTGTCTTCACTGATAAATACAG AACTTGTTTGGCTCTGCTCGGCCTCAACGACTGCGTCCTCCTCCACGGTAAAAACGAAGACGACTCTCTGACAGACAGACACGGCTGCCCCGCCTATGTGAGCCCTGAGCTGCTGACCAATGGGAAAGGCTCTTACTCAGGCCGTGCCGCAGACATCTGGAGCCTGGGCGTGTCTCTGTACACCATGCTGATTGGACGCTACCCATTTCAGGACACTCAGCCCGCAGCACTGTTTGCCAAGATCCGCCGCGGCGCCTTTAGCCTGCCTGATTGGCTGTCACCACAAGCAAAGTGTCTGATTGGCTGCATGCTGAGGAAGTCGCCTGCGGAGAGGTTACAGGCGTCGGAGTTGCAAATGCACCCGTGGCTGACCAATCGGTGCACGCAgcatcaaaacacacaaaagactCAACGCAGCTCCCATAAAACACCACATAACAAAGATGAGGACGAGGACGACCAGGTGGTGCCAACGTGGACTGAAAAACACTAA